A single genomic interval of Salinarchaeum sp. IM2453 harbors:
- a CDS encoding DNA topoisomerase IV subunit A: MSSDTSDDTESVQQRAQRQLIELAADLYDQLDAGDIPEISLPTRTKSNIEYDEDDHVWVYGDRTSSRSANSIRGARKLLKAVYTIEFLVDQLEEGRSSTLRELYYLSESWDNKEAQFNDQDESNQLIEDLEILSNVTREDFHMRPEESGATIMGPLLIREQTRRGERKIHCQEDVGEGGYQIPNNPDTLEFLDNDADFVLAVETGGMRDRLVENGFDEEYNALIVHLKGQPARATRRLTKRLHDELNIPVTVFTDGDPWSYRIYASVAYGSIKSAHLSEYLATPEAKFIGVQPEDIVEYNLPTDPLSDADVNALESELEDPRFQTDYWEEQINLQLDIGKKSEQQSLASYGLDFVTETYLPERLSEMGYL; encoded by the coding sequence ATGAGCAGTGATACTTCAGACGACACCGAGTCGGTACAGCAAAGGGCTCAACGACAGCTTATTGAGCTTGCCGCAGACCTTTATGATCAACTTGATGCCGGTGATATACCCGAAATATCGCTACCGACCCGAACAAAAAGTAACATCGAATATGATGAAGATGACCATGTTTGGGTCTACGGTGACAGAACATCAAGCAGGTCTGCAAATTCAATTCGCGGAGCCAGAAAGCTGCTTAAAGCAGTCTACACTATCGAGTTTCTTGTTGATCAACTCGAAGAAGGCCGTTCATCAACCCTTCGGGAATTGTACTATCTCTCTGAATCGTGGGACAACAAAGAGGCCCAATTTAACGACCAAGATGAGTCCAACCAGCTTATCGAAGATCTTGAAATCCTCTCTAATGTTACCCGGGAGGATTTCCACATGCGCCCTGAAGAGTCTGGAGCGACAATCATGGGTCCACTTTTGATTCGCGAACAAACGCGCCGTGGAGAACGCAAGATTCACTGTCAGGAGGATGTTGGTGAGGGGGGCTACCAAATCCCGAATAACCCAGATACGCTTGAATTCCTCGATAATGATGCCGACTTTGTCTTAGCTGTTGAGACTGGTGGTATGCGTGATCGGCTTGTCGAGAATGGATTTGATGAAGAATACAATGCGCTTATCGTTCACCTGAAAGGACAACCAGCCAGAGCAACACGTAGACTCACGAAACGACTACACGATGAACTTAACATCCCGGTAACAGTCTTTACAGACGGGGATCCATGGTCATACCGTATCTATGCGTCTGTTGCATACGGTTCTATTAAGTCTGCCCATCTTTCTGAGTATCTTGCCACTCCAGAAGCGAAGTTTATCGGCGTCCAACCAGAGGATATCGTTGAATATAATCTCCCAACTGACCCTCTGAGCGATGCAGATGTTAACGCGCTTGAGAGCGAACTTGAAGACCCTCGATTCCAGACTGACTACTGGGAGGAGCAAATCAACCTTCAACTTGATATTGGTAAGAAGTCAGAACAGCAATCGCTAGCATCGTACGGTCTTGACTTCGTAACAGAAACTTATCTTCCAGAACGTCTTTCTGAGATGGGATACTTGTAA
- a CDS encoding DICT sensory domain-containing protein: MGLADIVDTVRERSATLRVYNTEEQSMIEELRGHLADRNIEIITERTTTGRPNNTAVLEHPDRSPSAYPVPELLEMLQAEREMASRLSRHIDERSFPARDTQEMVHMSREIEDRAMRIGEGTLHAGFQYVSSFKDQQETYESLANQSMDVNIYAVPDEDPPESEQITLHLETTDEIEQTWFVVYDGGGDPLQQCALIAIAEDNDTYKGVLTYEPSIIEQSINHLNDKYLK, from the coding sequence ATGGGGCTTGCAGATATTGTTGACACTGTCAGGGAGCGCAGTGCAACGCTACGAGTGTATAATACTGAAGAGCAATCTATGATTGAAGAGCTCCGAGGTCATCTAGCAGACCGAAACATAGAGATAATTACAGAGCGGACAACAACTGGACGGCCAAATAATACAGCTGTTTTAGAACATCCGGATCGATCCCCCTCCGCCTATCCGGTTCCTGAATTACTTGAAATGCTTCAGGCAGAGCGAGAGATGGCAAGTCGACTGTCACGCCACATCGATGAACGTTCGTTTCCAGCTAGAGACACACAGGAAATGGTCCATATGTCCAGAGAGATTGAAGACCGTGCAATGCGGATTGGCGAAGGGACCTTGCACGCCGGGTTTCAGTATGTGAGTTCTTTCAAGGATCAACAGGAGACATATGAGTCACTTGCAAATCAGAGTATGGACGTTAACATCTATGCTGTTCCAGATGAGGACCCACCTGAATCAGAACAGATAACACTACATCTTGAAACTACAGATGAAATCGAGCAGACATGGTTTGTGGTATACGATGGAGGAGGAGATCCGCTACAGCAGTGTGCACTGATTGCAATTGCTGAGGATAATGATACATATAAAGGTGTTTTAACCTACGAACCGTCTATCATCGAGCAATCGATAAACCATCTTAATGACAAGTATCTCAAATAA
- a CDS encoding HalX domain-containing protein → MASDSANILVVDDESRLADLFAAWLQQDYTVETAYDGENALEKMSEEIDLVLLDRRMPGLSGDEVLEKIREKKYDARVVMVTAVDPDFDIIEMGFDDYLVKPVSKDELLDLVDRIQTRSEYQKEVQEYYSLASKKSLLQTEKSEQELEKNEEYQELVERVDELREKLDDRINQLEGHDDFADAFRDLDNGADEFNGF, encoded by the coding sequence ATGGCATCTGACAGCGCGAATATTCTTGTTGTAGACGACGAATCTAGGCTCGCTGATCTTTTTGCAGCGTGGCTTCAGCAGGATTACACTGTTGAGACGGCCTATGACGGTGAAAACGCACTTGAGAAGATGTCTGAAGAGATAGACCTTGTCCTGCTTGATCGTCGGATGCCCGGTCTCTCTGGCGATGAGGTTTTAGAGAAAATCCGGGAAAAAAAGTATGATGCACGCGTTGTGATGGTCACCGCAGTTGACCCAGACTTTGATATTATCGAGATGGGATTTGATGATTATCTCGTTAAGCCAGTTTCAAAGGATGAACTTCTAGATTTGGTTGATCGGATTCAAACTCGGTCAGAATATCAAAAAGAAGTCCAGGAGTACTACTCGTTGGCGTCTAAAAAGTCGCTTCTTCAGACTGAAAAATCAGAGCAAGAGCTTGAGAAAAACGAGGAGTATCAAGAGCTTGTTGAGCGTGTTGATGAGCTTAGAGAGAAGCTTGATGATCGGATCAACCAGCTCGAAGGTCACGATGATTTTGCTGACGCATTTCGTGATCTCGATAACGGAGCTGACGAGTTCAACGGATTTTGA
- a CDS encoding ABC transporter permease — translation MWTIRGRTLFKREIKRYIRRPKNTFMPPAITNVLYFAVFGVILGGRIDQIAGFSYILFILPGLIVLGAISNAFENASFSIFHGRWNEYIHAPLTSPMSHTEMVVAYVGASAVRGLLVGVIIAAVGRLFTPIGVEHALLLIVTMVIICVLFAGLGVIGGLWADDFDDLTVMTQFIIRPLVFFGAVFYSLEVLSPFWQTVSMLNPMVYMVDTVRYSMLGYADLTPYVSIIVLLVATAIVLTVDILLVKRGYGLTN, via the coding sequence ATGTGGACTATACGTGGACGAACGCTCTTTAAGCGTGAAATCAAGCGATACATCCGTCGCCCAAAAAACACGTTTATGCCACCAGCAATCACAAATGTGCTTTATTTTGCCGTCTTCGGTGTCATTCTTGGTGGACGGATCGATCAGATTGCTGGATTTTCGTATATCTTGTTCATATTGCCTGGTTTGATTGTTTTAGGAGCGATATCCAATGCGTTCGAAAATGCTTCATTCTCTATCTTCCATGGTCGGTGGAATGAGTACATACATGCACCGCTTACTTCACCAATGTCTCATACTGAGATGGTAGTTGCTTATGTTGGTGCCAGTGCTGTCCGTGGACTTCTTGTTGGTGTTATTATTGCTGCTGTTGGACGCTTATTCACACCAATCGGTGTTGAACATGCATTGTTACTTATTGTGACAATGGTCATTATCTGTGTCCTATTTGCTGGCCTCGGAGTAATTGGTGGACTGTGGGCAGACGACTTTGACGACCTTACTGTGATGACTCAATTTATCATCCGACCACTGGTTTTCTTTGGTGCAGTCTTTTATTCTCTTGAGGTCCTTTCTCCATTCTGGCAAACTGTTTCAATGTTAAATCCAATGGTGTATATGGTTGATACTGTCCGTTACAGTATGCTCGGATATGCGGATCTCACGCCGTATGTATCCATTATTGTGTTGCTGGTTGCTACAGCTATTGTTCTTACTGTTGATATTTTACTCGTTAAACGTGGATATGGCCTTACTAATTAA